A part of Rickettsia canadensis str. McKiel genomic DNA contains:
- the rpoB gene encoding DNA-directed RNA polymerase subunit beta, whose product MVLLRDNIEVQPLSNNRRIRKNFGHINLVADIPNLIEIQKNSYEKNFLQLNIKDSERKNKGLQSILNSIFPISDSSNIANLEFVKYEFDTPKYDVEECSQRSLSYAAPLKVTLRLSIWDIDEDTGTREIKGIKEQEVYMGDIPLMTKNGTFIINGTERVVVSQMHRSPGVFFYHDEGKIHSSGKLLYSARVIPYRGSWLDLEFDAKDIIYFRIDRKRKLYATTLLRAIGMSTEEIIKFYYNSVTYKLVQNKGWAVKFMPGHITAHRLTSDLVDADTGNVLLKAGQKITPRLAQKYFREGLNNVLVARETLIGKYLSEDLRDPVSDEILAKIGEMITADMLNVINDLKIKNVNVLVVNPQSGPYIRNTLFADKNQDRETALCDIFRVLRPGEPANIEAAEGLFYNLFFDAERYDLSEVGRIKMNSRLELNISEEVTVLTIDDIKNIVRVLVELKDGKGIIDDIDHLGNRRVRSVGELIENQFRIGLVRMEKSVIERMSAGDVDTLMPHDLVNSKILVSVVKEFFSTSQLSQFMDQTNPLSEITHKRRLSALGPGGLSRDRAGFEVRDVHPTHYGRICPIETPEGQNIGLINSMATYARINKHGFIESPYRRVKDGRVTDEVVYLSAIEEGKYKIGQANSKVDKDGVLQGEFINCRVEGGNFVMVEPHEVDFIDVTPMQVVSVAASLIPFLENDDANRALMGSNMQRQAVPLIKTDAPFVGTGVEGVVAKDSGASVLALHDGIVEQVDSNRIVIRTLAQKADGSPSVDIYNLLKFQKSNHNTCINQKPLVKVGHYVKKNDIIADGPSTDNGEIALGRNVLVAFLPWNGYNFEDSILISERIVKEDIFTSIHIEEFEVIARDTRLGPEEITRDIPNVSEEALSHLDEVGIIYVGAEVKAGDILVGKVTPKSESPITPEEKLLRAIFGEKAFDVKDSSLHVPSGVSGTVVEVRIFSRRGVEKDQRAIAIEKQQIEKLAKDRDDELEIVEHFVFSWLEKLLVGQVIINGPKQVKAGQTITTEVLKGLSKGQFWQLTVEDANIMNEIEQIKTHYDEKKEALNKRFATKVEKLQSGDDLPQGALKVVKVFIATKHKLQPGDKMAGRHGNKGVISRIVPEEDMPFLEDGTVVDIVLNPLGLPSRMNIGQILETHLGWASINLAKKISTLVQEYQNKKIAIEQIKKFLIKLYGENINSVLERSEEEIISFCKKVSKGVHFATPVFDGAKVQDVKDMLKLADQDPSGQVKLIDGRTGEYFDRLVTVGQKYLLKLHHLVDNKIHSRSIGPYSLVTQQPLGGKSHFGGQRFGEMECWALQAYGAAYTLQEMLTVKSDDVNGRIKTYDSIVRGENNFESGIPESFNVMIKEFRSLCLNVKLEVTSS is encoded by the coding sequence ATGGTTTTATTAAGGGATAATATAGAAGTACAACCCTTGTCAAATAATAGAAGAATAAGAAAAAATTTTGGTCACATAAATTTAGTAGCAGATATACCAAATTTGATTGAAATTCAAAAGAACTCATATGAAAAAAACTTTCTACAGTTAAATATTAAAGATTCTGAAAGAAAAAATAAGGGTTTACAATCTATATTAAACTCAATTTTTCCTATTTCAGATTCTTCTAATATTGCTAACTTAGAATTTGTAAAATATGAATTTGATACTCCAAAATATGATGTAGAAGAGTGTAGTCAAAGAAGTTTAAGTTATGCTGCTCCTCTTAAAGTTACTTTAAGATTAAGTATTTGGGATATAGATGAGGATACTGGTACTAGAGAAATTAAAGGGATTAAAGAGCAAGAAGTCTATATGGGTGATATCCCATTAATGACTAAAAACGGTACTTTTATTATCAATGGTACGGAAAGAGTAGTTGTATCACAAATGCATCGCTCACCAGGTGTATTCTTTTATCATGATGAAGGAAAAATCCACTCTTCCGGAAAGTTGTTATATTCTGCTCGCGTTATTCCATATAGAGGGTCTTGGCTTGATTTAGAGTTTGACGCTAAGGATATTATTTATTTTAGAATTGATAGAAAAAGAAAACTGTATGCTACTACTTTACTTAGAGCTATAGGCATGAGTACTGAAGAAATTATTAAATTTTATTATAATTCAGTAACTTATAAGCTTGTTCAAAATAAAGGTTGGGCGGTTAAATTTATGCCTGGGCATATTACTGCTCATCGTTTAACAAGTGATTTAGTAGATGCAGATACTGGTAATGTTTTACTGAAAGCAGGACAAAAAATTACCCCTCGTTTAGCTCAAAAATATTTTAGAGAAGGGCTTAATAATGTTTTAGTAGCTCGTGAAACTTTAATTGGCAAATATCTATCCGAAGATTTAAGAGATCCTGTAAGTGATGAAATATTAGCAAAAATCGGTGAAATGATTACTGCTGATATGCTCAATGTTATTAATGATCTTAAAATTAAGAATGTTAACGTATTAGTGGTCAATCCTCAATCAGGTCCGTATATAAGAAATACCTTATTTGCCGATAAAAACCAGGATCGAGAGACAGCATTATGTGACATTTTTAGAGTTTTAAGACCAGGTGAACCTGCTAATATTGAAGCTGCCGAAGGCCTGTTTTATAATTTATTTTTTGATGCGGAAAGATATGATCTTTCAGAAGTTGGGCGAATAAAAATGAATTCTAGGTTAGAGTTGAATATTTCTGAAGAAGTGACAGTTTTAACAATTGATGATATTAAAAATATCGTAAGGGTTTTAGTAGAGCTTAAAGACGGTAAAGGTATCATAGACGATATTGATCATTTAGGTAACAGAAGGGTGAGATCAGTAGGTGAATTAATAGAAAATCAATTCAGAATAGGTCTAGTCCGAATGGAAAAATCTGTAATTGAAAGGATGTCCGCAGGTGATGTTGATACACTAATGCCTCATGACTTAGTAAATTCTAAAATTTTAGTTTCAGTAGTAAAAGAATTTTTTAGTACTTCACAATTATCACAGTTTATGGATCAAACAAATCCATTATCGGAAATAACTCATAAAAGGAGGCTATCAGCACTAGGTCCTGGAGGTCTTAGTCGAGATCGAGCAGGTTTTGAGGTGCGTGACGTACATCCGACTCATTATGGTCGTATTTGTCCTATTGAAACACCTGAAGGTCAGAATATCGGGTTAATTAACTCTATGGCTACCTATGCTAGAATAAATAAACACGGCTTTATAGAGAGTCCGTATAGAAGAGTTAAAGATGGGCGTGTAACTGATGAAGTAGTATATCTTTCTGCCATTGAAGAAGGTAAATACAAAATTGGACAAGCAAACTCTAAAGTTGATAAAGACGGAGTGCTACAAGGAGAGTTTATTAATTGTCGTGTTGAGGGAGGAAATTTTGTAATGGTAGAACCGCATGAGGTAGATTTCATTGATGTTACTCCTATGCAGGTAGTATCAGTTGCAGCTTCTCTTATACCTTTCCTAGAAAATGATGATGCTAATCGTGCTTTGATGGGTTCAAACATGCAAAGACAAGCCGTTCCTTTAATTAAAACGGATGCACCTTTTGTAGGTACTGGAGTTGAAGGTGTAGTAGCTAAAGATTCCGGAGCATCGGTACTTGCATTACATGACGGTATTGTTGAGCAGGTAGATTCAAATAGAATCGTGATTAGAACTTTAGCACAAAAAGCTGACGGTTCTCCTTCGGTTGATATTTACAATTTACTAAAATTTCAAAAATCTAATCATAACACTTGTATTAATCAAAAGCCTTTAGTTAAAGTCGGTCATTATGTTAAGAAAAACGATATTATAGCTGATGGTCCTAGTACGGATAACGGTGAAATTGCTTTAGGTAGAAACGTACTTGTGGCTTTCTTACCTTGGAATGGTTATAATTTTGAAGATTCAATTTTAATATCTGAACGTATAGTAAAAGAGGATATTTTTACATCTATTCATATTGAAGAGTTTGAAGTAATAGCAAGAGATACACGTCTTGGTCCTGAAGAAATTACGCGTGATATACCGAATGTAAGTGAAGAAGCATTAAGTCATCTTGATGAAGTTGGAATAATTTATGTAGGTGCAGAAGTAAAAGCCGGTGATATTTTAGTTGGAAAAGTAACACCGAAAAGTGAGTCGCCTATTACACCTGAAGAAAAATTATTACGTGCTATTTTCGGGGAAAAAGCCTTTGACGTAAAAGATTCGTCACTGCACGTACCTTCCGGAGTTAGCGGAACCGTAGTAGAAGTAAGGATATTCTCTCGTAGAGGTGTGGAAAAAGATCAGCGTGCTATTGCTATTGAAAAACAACAAATTGAAAAATTAGCGAAAGACAGAGATGATGAGTTAGAAATTGTTGAGCATTTTGTATTTAGTTGGCTTGAAAAGCTTTTAGTAGGGCAGGTGATTATTAACGGTCCTAAGCAAGTAAAAGCAGGGCAAACTATTACTACTGAAGTGCTAAAAGGCTTATCTAAAGGGCAATTTTGGCAGCTTACCGTGGAAGATGCAAATATAATGAATGAAATAGAGCAGATAAAGACTCATTATGATGAAAAAAAAGAGGCTCTTAATAAACGATTTGCTACTAAGGTAGAAAAATTGCAAAGCGGTGATGATTTACCTCAGGGAGCTTTGAAAGTAGTAAAAGTATTTATTGCAACTAAGCATAAATTACAACCTGGTGATAAGATGGCAGGAAGACACGGAAATAAAGGTGTTATTTCACGTATCGTCCCTGAAGAGGATATGCCGTTTTTAGAAGATGGAACAGTGGTGGATATTGTTCTGAATCCGCTTGGTCTTCCATCTCGTATGAATATAGGTCAGATTTTAGAGACGCATCTTGGGTGGGCATCAATAAATTTAGCAAAAAAAATATCTACCTTAGTACAGGAATATCAAAATAAAAAGATCGCTATTGAGCAAATTAAGAAATTCTTAATTAAGCTGTACGGAGAAAATATTAATTCTGTACTTGAAAGATCAGAAGAAGAGATTATCTCTTTCTGTAAGAAAGTAAGTAAAGGCGTACATTTTGCAACTCCTGTGTTTGATGGAGCAAAAGTTCAAGATGTTAAAGATATGTTAAAGCTTGCCGATCAAGATCCTTCAGGACAAGTAAAATTAATTGACGGTAGAACCGGTGAATATTTTGATCGTTTAGTCACTGTCGGGCAGAAATATTTGCTGAAATTGCATCATTTAGTCGATAATAAAATTCACTCTCGTTCTATAGGGCCTTATAGTTTAGTAACGCAGCAACCGCTTGGAGGTAAATCTCATTTTGGCGGACAGCGTTTTGGGGAAATGGAATGTTGGGCTCTACAAGCTTATGGTGCTGCTTATACGTTACAGGAAATGTTAACGGTTAAGTCAGATGACGTAAACGGTAGGATCAAAACTTATGATTCTATAGTACGCGGTGAAAATAATTTTGAATCAGGCATTCCTGAGTCATTTAATGTTATGATAAAAGAGTTTAGATCTTTATGTCTTAACGTAAAGCTTGAAGTGACTTCGAGTTAA
- the rplJ gene encoding 50S ribosomal protein L10, whose protein sequence is MLRSEKSVAVEDIVNIYKESPSVIITHYHGLTVSQVSSLRESLKSQEAGFKVVKNTLAKIAANQTGLNNIVELFAGPTAIAYSKEPVGMAKLVVNFAKANDNLKIIGGVVDNHVLDKHSIKELSKLPLLNELRGKIVELLQAPATKVLGVLQAPSSSMARVIQAHASKN, encoded by the coding sequence GTGTTAAGATCAGAAAAATCAGTAGCAGTAGAGGATATTGTAAATATTTATAAAGAATCGCCGTCTGTAATTATTACTCATTATCACGGGTTAACTGTTAGTCAAGTCAGTTCACTTAGAGAATCACTTAAATCTCAAGAAGCAGGTTTTAAAGTAGTTAAAAATACTTTAGCAAAAATAGCTGCGAATCAAACAGGGCTTAATAATATTGTTGAATTATTTGCGGGTCCTACTGCTATTGCTTATTCTAAAGAACCGGTTGGGATGGCAAAATTAGTAGTTAATTTTGCGAAGGCTAATGATAATCTTAAGATTATTGGTGGAGTAGTCGATAATCACGTATTAGATAAACATTCAATAAAAGAACTTTCTAAGCTACCTTTACTTAATGAGCTTAGAGGTAAAATTGTTGAGTTATTACAAGCACCTGCTACTAAGGTTTTAGGTGTTTTACAAGCCCCGTCTTCGAGTATGGCGAGAGTAATACAAGCACATGCTAGTAAAAATTAA
- the rplL gene encoding 50S ribosomal protein L7/L12, whose protein sequence is MADLAKIEEQLSSLTLMQAAELVKMLEEKWGVSAAAPVPMAAASAPAAAEEAVAEKTDFEVVLTAVGGKKVEVIKVVREITGLGLIEAKKLVDEAPKAVKQSVKKAEAEEIKSKLEAAGAKVELK, encoded by the coding sequence ATGGCAGATTTAGCTAAAATTGAAGAACAATTATCATCATTAACATTAATGCAAGCAGCTGAACTTGTGAAAATGCTAGAAGAAAAATGGGGTGTATCTGCAGCTGCTCCTGTTCCTATGGCAGCTGCATCCGCTCCTGCTGCCGCTGAAGAAGCAGTTGCAGAGAAAACAGATTTTGAAGTAGTGTTAACAGCTGTAGGTGGCAAAAAAGTTGAAGTAATTAAAGTTGTAAGAGAAATTACGGGTCTTGGTTTAATTGAAGCTAAGAAATTAGTTGATGAAGCTCCAAAGGCAGTTAAACAGAGTGTAAAGAAAGCAGAAGCAGAAGAAATTAAAAGTAAATTAGAAGCTGCTGGAGCAAAAGTTGAATTAAAATAA
- a CDS encoding DNA-binding protein yields MPIQDITSYLIKQKYTMIKTSCELKCNMDEIYSLTPHPIRYACLNYLKLLSLPISLAFYLIKFCFTANPVWTWIGVNILYKKMDQSIATKILHGLPDGIETEQDILKTVEYVFKKYEENPTLAPLIEPTFIQKFLAKAGKYIPAFSKIIKFWNEGGINYSYEIQTKRELINVIYKQIVSKAYEVGKKGEKLEITDVQAIFPKINFKEKIKAESEDLQIDKVEVSNRPLSNNQKYEEVNTNNPLMNLIMLKALYDRVGQEIQKVYIENYLAEYQIRIRHHYTMLKNAYIDDDLTKLQLYANYNYDNNNTYIPEQPISYLGQNYEHLTTSISCY; encoded by the coding sequence ATGCCAATACAAGACATCACTTCTTACTTAATTAAACAGAAGTACACAATGATTAAGACATCATGTGAGTTAAAATGTAATATGGATGAGATTTATAGTCTTACGCCTCACCCGATACGATATGCTTGCCTTAACTATTTAAAGTTATTATCTTTACCTATATCACTAGCATTTTATTTAATAAAGTTTTGTTTTACAGCTAATCCGGTATGGACATGGATCGGTGTTAATATTTTGTATAAGAAGATGGATCAATCAATAGCTACAAAAATTTTGCATGGCTTACCTGACGGAATAGAAACAGAGCAAGATATACTTAAAACTGTCGAATATGTATTTAAAAAATATGAAGAAAATCCTACATTAGCACCTCTTATTGAACCTACATTTATACAAAAATTTTTAGCAAAGGCCGGTAAATATATTCCGGCTTTTTCTAAAATAATAAAATTTTGGAATGAAGGAGGAATTAACTATTCTTATGAAATACAAACAAAACGAGAATTAATTAACGTTATCTATAAACAAATTGTTTCCAAAGCTTATGAAGTAGGTAAGAAAGGAGAAAAACTTGAAATAACGGATGTACAAGCCATTTTCCCCAAAATAAATTTTAAAGAAAAAATCAAAGCTGAATCAGAAGATCTTCAAATAGATAAGGTAGAAGTAAGTAATAGACCTCTTTCTAATAATCAAAAATATGAAGAAGTTAATACTAACAACCCATTAATGAACTTAATAATGCTTAAAGCTTTATATGATAGAGTTGGTCAGGAAATACAAAAAGTCTATATTGAAAACTATCTAGCAGAATACCAGATACGTATACGTCATCATTACACAATGCTTAAAAATGCTTATATTGACGATGATTTAACAAAATTACAATTATACGCTAATTATAATTATGATAATAATAATACGTATATCCCAGAACAACCCATCTCTTATTTAGGCCAAAACTACGAGCATTTAACAACATCAATCTCTTGTTATTAG
- the rpoC gene encoding DNA-directed RNA polymerase subunit beta', translating to MSLVNFYGQLSNTQQFDQIRINIASPDQVRSWSFGEVTKPETINYRTFKPEKDGLFCARIFGPVKDYECLCGKYKRMKNRGIICEKCGVEVTVSRVRRERMGHIELAAPIAHIWFLKSLPSRISTLLDMTMRDLEKILYFENYVVLDPGLSILQKGELLTEEELQKAKDKYGEDAFTASIGAEVIQQMLKDLDFAKLKQELYEELQNTTSEVKKKKLVKRLKLVEDFLESENKPEWMIIDVLPVIPPEIRPLVMLDGGRFATSDLNELYRRVINRNNRLKKLIESKAPDIIVRNEKRMLQEAVDALFDNGRRGRAAKNANKRPFKSLSDMLKGKQGRFRQNLLGKRVDYSGRSVIVVGPELKLHQCGLPKKMALELFKPFIYSKLELYGIATTIKAAKRMVEAEKPEVWDVLEEVIREHPVLLNRAPTLHRLGIQAFEPLLIEGKAIQLHPLVCAAFNADFDGDQMAVHIPLSIEAQLEARVFMMSTNNILSPANGRPIIVPDKDIVLGLYYLTIAFDNEVGEGLMFSDLAEMEHALYNKFITIHTKIKYRRNQLNAEGKMVPVIVDTTYGRLMVGELLPSNPNIEFKFINKQLTKKDISLVIDLVYRHCGQKATVIFADQLMKLGFKYACSSGISFGMDDMVVPESKSTHINETQLEIKEFEQQYSNGLITYGEKYNKVVDAWSRCTDRVANDMMKEIATPPINDEPNHQKINAIYMMAVSGARGSFQQIKQLGGMRGLMTKSNGQIIQTPIISNFKEGLTEFECFNSANGMRKGQIDTALKTASSGYLTRKLVDVAQDCIITEKDCGTDKGIEVKSVIEGGEVIVSLAEKILGRTAAIDIFHPVTNDLILNKGELINEVKLEQIESAGLDRIMIKSVLTCESTTGICSICYGRDLATGTLVSEGEAIGVIAAQSIGEPGTQLTMRTFHIGGAATKGAEISSVEASYDAKVKIISRNVVINSEERKIVMSRNCELLLLDNNGNEKARHKIPYGARLLVDDGDMVIKTQKLAEWDPYTIPIITEKSGKVLFKDMVEGISIRDVTDEATGIPSKVIIESKQYSRGAELRPRIQLLDAKGEVITLSNGLEARYYLPVGAVLSVEDGVQISVGDIIARIPKESTTTKDITGGLPRVAELVEARRPKDHAVIAEVDGRVEFGKDYKSKRRIIIHPIDETMSIEYMVPKGKHVVVNEGDFVKKGDLLIDGNPVLQDILKVMGVEVLANYIVKEVQAVYRLQGVKIDDKHIEVIIRQMLQKVEITDSGGTTLLVGEKVDRHEFDEINEKAIKNGLKPAEAQLILQGITKASLQTRSFISAASFQETTRVLTEAAIAGKVDKLRGLKENVIVGRLVPAGTGYFMDKMRKAAVKLDEENSINADKG from the coding sequence ATGAGCTTAGTAAATTTTTACGGACAATTAAGTAATACTCAACAATTTGATCAGATAAGAATTAATATAGCAAGTCCTGATCAAGTACGTTCGTGGTCTTTCGGTGAAGTAACAAAGCCTGAAACAATTAATTATCGAACTTTTAAACCTGAAAAAGATGGGTTATTTTGTGCAAGAATTTTTGGTCCGGTAAAAGATTATGAATGTCTCTGTGGCAAATATAAGCGGATGAAAAATCGTGGTATTATTTGCGAGAAATGCGGTGTTGAAGTTACGGTTTCTAGAGTAAGACGTGAAAGAATGGGGCATATAGAGCTTGCAGCTCCCATTGCTCATATTTGGTTTTTAAAGTCGCTACCTTCAAGGATTAGTACGCTTCTTGATATGACAATGCGAGATTTAGAAAAGATTCTTTATTTTGAAAATTATGTAGTATTGGACCCAGGGTTATCAATTTTACAAAAAGGCGAACTCTTAACAGAGGAAGAATTACAGAAAGCAAAAGATAAGTACGGTGAAGATGCATTTACTGCCTCTATAGGTGCAGAAGTAATACAACAAATGCTTAAAGATCTTGATTTTGCAAAGTTAAAGCAAGAATTATACGAAGAATTACAAAATACAACTTCAGAAGTAAAAAAGAAAAAATTAGTCAAACGTTTAAAATTAGTAGAGGATTTTTTAGAGTCGGAAAACAAGCCGGAATGGATGATTATAGATGTTTTACCAGTAATTCCTCCTGAAATTAGACCCCTTGTTATGCTTGACGGAGGAAGGTTTGCTACTTCGGACTTAAATGAACTTTATAGAAGAGTAATTAATAGAAACAATCGTTTAAAGAAATTAATAGAGTCAAAAGCGCCTGATATAATAGTTAGGAACGAAAAAAGAATGTTACAAGAAGCGGTGGATGCATTATTTGATAACGGTCGTCGCGGGCGAGCAGCAAAAAATGCTAATAAGCGTCCATTTAAATCATTAAGTGACATGCTTAAAGGTAAGCAAGGTCGTTTCCGTCAGAACTTGCTCGGTAAGAGGGTTGATTATTCAGGGCGTTCAGTTATCGTGGTAGGACCTGAGCTTAAACTTCATCAATGCGGCTTACCTAAGAAAATGGCTTTAGAGCTATTTAAGCCATTTATTTATTCTAAGCTTGAGTTGTACGGCATCGCTACAACTATTAAAGCTGCTAAAAGAATGGTGGAAGCTGAAAAACCTGAAGTTTGGGATGTGCTTGAAGAAGTAATAAGAGAGCATCCAGTTTTACTTAATAGAGCTCCGACGTTACATAGGCTTGGTATTCAAGCATTTGAACCTCTATTGATAGAAGGTAAAGCAATTCAGCTTCACCCGCTTGTTTGTGCTGCATTTAATGCAGATTTTGATGGTGATCAGATGGCAGTACATATCCCGCTATCAATTGAGGCACAGCTTGAAGCTAGGGTATTTATGATGTCTACAAATAATATCTTAAGCCCTGCTAACGGACGTCCTATTATTGTACCGGATAAAGATATAGTACTTGGTTTATATTATCTAACCATTGCATTTGATAATGAAGTAGGTGAAGGTCTGATGTTCTCAGACTTAGCTGAGATGGAACATGCTTTATATAATAAATTTATAACTATTCATACAAAGATAAAATATCGTAGAAATCAGTTAAATGCTGAAGGTAAAATGGTTCCTGTTATCGTTGATACTACTTACGGTAGGTTAATGGTCGGTGAGTTATTGCCCTCTAACCCTAATATAGAGTTCAAGTTTATTAATAAACAACTAACTAAAAAAGACATATCATTAGTTATAGATCTAGTTTATCGTCACTGTGGTCAAAAAGCTACAGTAATTTTCGCCGATCAGTTAATGAAACTAGGTTTTAAATATGCTTGTTCTTCAGGTATTTCTTTTGGAATGGATGATATGGTAGTACCGGAATCTAAGAGTACTCATATCAATGAAACTCAACTTGAAATAAAAGAATTTGAACAACAATATTCAAACGGTTTAATTACTTACGGAGAGAAATATAATAAAGTAGTTGATGCTTGGTCAAGATGTACTGATAGAGTAGCAAACGATATGATGAAAGAGATTGCTACGCCACCGATTAATGATGAACCAAATCATCAGAAAATAAATGCTATATATATGATGGCTGTTTCCGGAGCAAGAGGTTCTTTCCAGCAAATTAAGCAGCTTGGCGGTATGCGAGGTTTAATGACCAAATCAAACGGTCAAATTATACAAACTCCTATTATTTCTAATTTTAAAGAGGGGTTAACCGAATTTGAGTGTTTTAATTCTGCTAATGGAATGCGCAAAGGGCAAATAGATACAGCTTTAAAAACAGCAAGCTCAGGTTACTTAACAAGAAAATTAGTAGATGTTGCACAGGATTGTATTATTACGGAGAAAGATTGCGGAACTGATAAAGGAATTGAAGTTAAGAGTGTTATTGAAGGTGGAGAAGTGATAGTATCTTTAGCTGAAAAGATTTTAGGTCGTACTGCTGCTATTGATATATTTCATCCGGTAACTAATGATCTAATTCTCAATAAAGGCGAGCTTATTAATGAAGTAAAATTAGAGCAAATTGAGTCGGCAGGATTAGACAGAATTATGATCAAATCCGTATTAACCTGTGAAAGTACTACCGGTATATGTAGTATATGTTACGGTAGGGATCTTGCCACCGGTACATTAGTATCGGAAGGTGAAGCAATTGGGGTTATTGCTGCTCAATCTATCGGTGAACCAGGTACGCAGCTTACAATGAGAACTTTCCATATCGGAGGAGCAGCAACGAAAGGTGCTGAGATTTCCTCGGTAGAAGCTTCCTATGATGCAAAAGTGAAAATTATAAGCCGTAACGTTGTTATTAATTCCGAAGAACGCAAAATTGTTATGAGCCGAAATTGTGAGTTATTATTGCTTGATAACAATGGTAATGAAAAGGCACGTCATAAAATTCCATATGGTGCTAGATTACTTGTTGATGACGGTGATATGGTTATTAAAACTCAAAAACTAGCTGAGTGGGATCCTTATACTATACCAATTATCACGGAGAAGTCAGGTAAAGTTTTGTTTAAAGATATGGTTGAGGGTATTTCTATTCGTGATGTAACTGACGAAGCTACCGGAATACCAAGTAAAGTTATTATTGAATCAAAACAATATTCACGTGGTGCAGAATTACGTCCACGTATACAGCTTTTAGATGCTAAAGGTGAAGTTATAACTTTATCAAATGGTTTAGAAGCTAGATATTACTTGCCTGTTGGAGCAGTTTTAAGTGTAGAAGACGGAGTGCAGATATCCGTAGGTGATATTATTGCACGTATACCGAAAGAATCAACCACTACTAAAGATATTACTGGTGGTTTACCGAGAGTTGCCGAACTTGTAGAAGCAAGACGTCCTAAAGATCATGCAGTTATTGCCGAGGTTGACGGTAGAGTAGAATTCGGTAAAGACTATAAATCTAAAAGACGCATTATCATACATCCGATTGATGAAACAATGTCTATTGAATATATGGTACCCAAAGGCAAGCATGTTGTAGTGAACGAAGGTGACTTTGTTAAAAAAGGTGATTTATTAATTGATGGTAATCCGGTACTTCAAGATATTTTAAAAGTAATGGGTGTAGAGGTTCTTGCAAATTATATTGTTAAAGAGGTTCAGGCCGTTTATCGTCTACAAGGTGTAAAGATTGATGATAAGCATATAGAAGTTATTATACGTCAGATGTTACAAAAAGTAGAGATTACAGATTCAGGTGGGACTACGTTATTAGTAGGTGAAAAAGTAGATAGACATGAATTTGATGAGATAAATGAAAAAGCTATTAAAAACGGTTTAAAACCTGCTGAAGCACAATTAATATTACAAGGTATTACTAAAGCTTCGTTACAAACTAGATCATTTATCTCTGCGGCCTCATTCCAAGAGACTACTAGAGTTTTAACTGAAGCAGCTATTGCCGGTAAAGTAGATAAGTTACGAGGACTAAAAGAAAATGTGATAGTTGGACGATTAGTCCCTGCCGGAACCGGTTATTTTATGGACAAAATGCGTAAAGCAGCTGTAAAGCTTGATGAAGAGAATAGCATAAATGCTGACAAAGGATAA